AACCAAAAGTATTAGCCATCTGAGTTCTGACACTACTTAATTTATCAGCTCTGTACACAGTTTCGCTGTCTGTTACTGTAATTTCAATCAACTTATTGCAAAAATTAAACTCCCCCCATTTGGATTCATCTCTTTGTTTCAACCAATTTCTTGGATTGAATGAATGCGATTCTGGAGGTTTCTTTGTCAAGGCTTCatggggttttctttttcttctgttcttgtttcttcatCATTACGAGGACCACCAATTGTCACCCTCTTAGCTTTTGTCTTGTAATCCATGGCTGATTCTGTTCTTGAGGGGGAAAAGAATAGACCAATCTGTATCTTTTATCTTAATTCCTTATCTATCTTCTCAAACCATGCCCTTACAATTCTGTACTGGAACTGTAATACAGTAATTCTGGCTTGTTTCCCATAGAAACCAATACGTAAATAAGTTGccattgttcttttttctctggCTATTATTTACCCTGTCTATACATATGAGTTTCCCAGGACATTCTCCTGTTCAAGTTTTCCCCCAAGTTTTGCTTTCCAGAAGAACAAGACTGCCGAATCACAGTAGTGTCTTCTCGAGCCTACCACAGCGGTAAGCAGTGTAAGGAGCGAACTAGGCGAGACTTTTTCctagcatatgcattttaaaatcgtgaggctgacgacgatacgtaatgggtcgaAGTCAGTTACTAGACAATGCAAGACACTGGTCAACATAGAACTAGACCCTTTCcataatagacacgttttaaaaccgtgagtcTGACAACAGTACGTAACGGgacaaagcggacaatatctagcttggacggttacaaatggtatcagagccatacactgggtggtgtgaatagcgaggacgttgggctcttaaggggggtggattatgagatcccacatgggtCCAAACATTCTAATCTTTTCCTAggaaatgcgttttaaaactgtgagcccgacgacgatatgtaacgagtcaaaacaaACAGTATTTGCTAGTGACGAGCATTTGCTAGTGACGAGCTGACGATTACAATTAGATTTTGTTTATCCTTCGTACTTGTGGGTGGCAGTGGCAGTGGCACTACTTAACAAAGTGTAGAATGACACATTTGTTCTTATAATATTTGGACAGGTGGTGTCAATTTAGATGAAGTGATATCATATGGCACTCACTCTTCAAACCcatataaactaaatttaaaaacaaatatttcaaagaattAGTGAATGTAAACAAATTAAGCGTTGGGATTAATCTAATTTAACACTAATTACATGATGTAACTGATCTTCATTACATTTACTACATCATACCATTTCGTCATGCAAAACAAAAACCAGTTAAGATTTAGATAAGCTATATACAAAATCTGGTGTTAAACTTGTattcttttatataatacTTACCGAACCCATGCATCGATGCATTCTGAGTTGGGCCACCTCAGTGGGCTAAACATAAGCTCCATACTCGAGCCCAACACAGCCGCCCCCGGCCCAACCTACGTAGAACTGGTTCGGCGCCTGGCTCAAATTCACAGTTCTCTTCGTCCTGCGCAGTATTCGCTACTCCGGCATGCCGACCCTTCGATCAGGGTGCTTGTCCGCGTTTGTATTTGATAATGCAAGAATTTGAGTTCATAACGCAGCGAAGCTTGAGTTCACAATTCGCTGGTGGAATCGTTTGAAAGCAAATCGAGGGAAAAGTCTACGCAGATGCCGTCTTACGAAGAATCTATGTCTAGCGCTGTAAGGATGTAATGATCTCtatatcttctttctttttgcttcACTTTGCATGTATATTCAGAATGTGTGGAAGGGGGAATCAAAGGCAAACTACCCGTCTTTTATTTCGTCGAGCCCTAATTCGTAGAGTTCTTTTGGTGGCTATAGCCTCTCTTTCTGGGTTTCTTTTTACAGATAATTCGAGGGAAAGCGTCGAAAAACGGAGAACATGGAATACTTTCACCCCTTTAATCATATTTGGGGTTTACCAAgatcaataaaatattctgGTAACTTCGGTTTGCAACTAAGTTACAAGTGCTTAAGATCGCTTGCTGCAACAGAGTCAGGGAGAAAGTGGTTCATGTTCGGAAACAAAAGCCTACCGATCTCTGAGATTGGAATCTTTGGTCTGAGTTTCTAGGGACCTGGACTGAACCACTTAAAGAGATGTTTTGTTTCATTGCTAGATCATTAAATGGGCCTTGATATAGTTGGAGGCCCGAAGAAGTATCAATTTAGAAACCAAGAACAGTGAATTCTATACTTTCGGGGATTGAAGAAATTACAGATTGAAGGTTCTTAGTTTATAGACATAACAAGATTACAGATTCAAGTTCTTGCGATTGCATTGATTTGAGTATTTAGTTATGTATCCCAAGTTTAAGAACTGAATTTCATCATCCACCAGTTCTTGATGGGTGAGGATTATGTTGGAGAAACTAAGGAAGCAGGGGATGGTGTGGGGGAAGAAGGTTGCGGTGTGAGTCCATTATTCAAACCCTTCTGGCTTCTGTAGAGACTCGGCTAATGTGTGGAAGAAACATTGGCATTATCCTCGGCTCAGCGTAGGTTGACTGATGCGACACCGCATGATACGACGTTTAATTTAGCACCGCATGATCAGTGCCCACTAGTGCTTTTCATTAATGTGCCTGTCTGCTCTCGAGGGTGCCATGGAAATATGAACCTGCAATTTGTGGGACTTGTTGTACGTTCAATACAACTTCAGCCCCATTTATGCAAATTCATCTCCTCTTTAAACACTCCATTTCCAGAAAACTTACTGAAATTGAACAGGGGATTTGGTTCCTTCCCCCGTTGGCACatagaggaggaggaggaggaggaggaggaagaagtgAGCTAGTTGGTTAAAAAGGAATAGATTTTGAGGTATTGATGCTGGTTCAGAGGGTTCATCTTCATAACGAATAGCacacataaattaaattcatggTAGTGGCAGTAATTAGTCAAGAGTCATGTCATTGTCGGCCAACAGAACAATTTGTGGTACTATCTTTATAACCCTCTTTGTTTTTTGATGGTTTGGTCTAAGAAGGGCACTTTAATATATGCCTGAAACCATGTGCTTGCCTTGCCACTCACTTTGAGCAATATACCTTCCAAAATATCAAAGATACCAACAACTCACAGTCATTCACAAATCCCTTAGTTTCTGAAACCAAACTCACAagtgtttttgtttcattatGTTTTTAGGGAAGCATGCATTCCAGTTCTCAAgtgttatattcattaatggaGGATGATGAGATGTGTgggatttattttttctctccctttttGTGTGGTGCACAGAGATAAGCGCAAAAGGAGGAGCTGTGACCCACCATAATTCCAActcttttcattttggtttgtttttttccccctAAATATGAAAAGTATCGTCCTTGAAATGCCTAAAGTAttgattcaattattaaatcatGATCTTCCTCTAGATAtggtatttctttcttttttttcaaattgcTCACTAAGAAGTTCCTATCGCTGGGGAAACGGGGGAAAGAATGACTCTAACAGTTGGAGTTGGAGGGTTATTTTCAAAGAATCACTTTTTACTTCACTGTCCATGTCAAAAAAATCATAACTTTGTGAAATTATTCTCTCAAAAAGTCATAAATCCCATGTTGTGTTGAGTTTGTAATAGTAAACTCATTCTTAAtcgatattattttctttggacttttcttttcgagcttcctttcaaggtttttaaacactttcattgttccctttttcaatcaatgtgggattttcacaatccactccttcaGAGCATAGTATTCTTGTTGACACCCTttactctctccaatcgatctagcgttctcgttggcactctttactttctccaatcgacatgggatctcacaatctatcttATTTGTAGCCTAGCATTCTCGCTAGCATTTGttactctctccaatcgacctAGTGTCCACCCTTTTGAACTCAGCGActtcgctgacactcgtttctcttTTGAATTGATGTGAGATATGTTCAAGTGAATTTTGAAACGGAACCATTTGTGTTACGTTAACATGTTGGTGTCATAAATCACACAAAAACGTGGACAGAGTTATGACACAAATCTTGAGGAGAGAACCTCTCGGGAAATTGAACATTTTGGGCAAAGGGTGTGAGAGCTGTAAAACAAGAACGGtgtaaaatgaagaaaagaaaaaaaaaaggaaggacaaaggaaaaggagttGCAACAGAGGGTGGCATGTGGCAGGTGCAGCAGCAGTTTGTTTGTTGTGTATAGGCAGTAGTAGTTAAATCAgtcatatacatatacatgcCATGGGAGACGAATGGTTGTAAAATAATAGCGTGTATTTATATTATGTATGCTATCCCACAAACACACACTCAAATGCCCATCTTTGCATTTCATAATGTCAACTCTTTgaaagtaaagaaagaaattaaaaagagtGGAGTCAAAAGAGGGTCAAATCagctttattttattggacACAGCACAAATGCGTCGAATCAAgtggaaaaataataatggacCAAAAACTTGGCTCATAAAACTGGGTGTTGATGGGGTTGGTAAGTGCCATTCATTggaaccaaaccaaaccaaaccctaAGCTTGAAGAGTATGATGGGTCTGTAGATGGAAAAGACTTAAAGTGATTTGGTTACTGCTTCCAACCCTAAATCTAAATACAATCTAGGgttccctttctctctctctctctctcactctgaCCTACCTTTATTCTTACTTACGCTTTGCTGACGGATTCGCGTActatatacatacataaaatatatgttttttttcttcttcaaaccctaaaaaaccctaaaaaaaaccctaaaaaaaaccctaaaaaaaaccctaaaaaaaaccctaattgtttagtattattatttatttattggttaCGTATATTATTCTccccactctctctctctctctctccccctcgTAGAAACCAATTTGATTGTTCTTCCGTTTTTCTACACCCAATCTTATGTATTCTCTTTTACAAACATTTATTCTAATTCAATCAAACTTCAAATCTCACAAATACCCTTCTTTCATACCTATTCTTACAACTCAATCATTTAACTTTCTTATAAcgatttagtctctaaagagtagactgtgagatctcatatttgTTGGGGATGGAATTAAGTGGGGTGAattagattgtgagattctacgttggttggttgaagagggtaacgaaaggtgtggaaacttctctttaGCAAATGCAAATTGTGAATGAAGCAATGAATGAACTATTATaagaacacgactctccatagtatgatattgtctactttgaaaacataagctctcatgactttgctttgagtttccccaaaagatctcacaccaatggagataatattcattgattataaaaatatatagattgGGTTTAGAAAAATGTATATAGATATGAGAGTAGGAGAAGAGAAGCACATATTTGACTCAAATTCATCATATGATGTGGTGGGAAGCCTTTAGAGCGGATTAAAGATTGGGTTTTCTTACTTTTAACCCATTTACGTGTGAGGAATGGATATGAATATGAAGGCGAAGCCATTCCCATGCAGTTGGAGTTGAAGGTAAATAACAAAcaacaatataaaaatatatatatatgggaagagaacaaaaggTTGGAACATTGAAGGGACAGTGTTGCACAGTGAGATTTAGGCAGGATTTGGTTCATGGTttgaagggaaaagaaagcaCTTTTGTTTCCACGAGCTTGAATGGAGATTGGAAACAAAGTCGATGGGAGGAGCTAATAAGCTAATATAAGCTAATAAGCTAATATAAGCTAATATAAGCTAATAAGCTAAGAAGCTAAGGTGAGTAGTAGAGTTAAAAGAGAAGAAGCGACATTCGGAGTGTCCCACTAACTTTACCAGCTTTTTCTTACTGCAAACAAAAACTCCACTTTTTTCCATGCCAAATTATTAGCAGATTAGATGGGGGCGACTCAGACCATAATTACACTCTCTTTTTCCACTTTTTACGTGCCCAACCTCAAGTTTATTTATAACTGAAGTGATGTGCACAAACGCCTTCAAACGTGTGGGAATTGAAAAACCCTAACTCAAAATAGGTAATATTAAATCACTGGACTCCTCACTCTCTTCTataatagattaaattaaataagtaaatcCAATCCAAGTGGGTACGCTATTATTGAAGTGAGAAGGGGTTTTCATCCATGGCCATTGGGTGAATGTTAGCTTACTGGCTTGGTTTTCCATCTATGTGCCGTGCGGTGCGGTGCCCTCTCCTCGATTTGATCGAcgccctctctctctcaattctTTATGCCAGTAATGCCAGTAGTCTCTCCTCACTGCCACTGCAACAAAAGAGGAAGACGAGAGTTTTCATCGggaaggtaaaaaaaaaaaaaaaaaacaacaaaaaaataaaaactttgcCAACCCCATCTAACCATCTCCACGTTACATTAATCCAATctcctccttccttccttcctaaCACAACCCACATAGCAATAACATACATCACAAACAATTAGCTTGCCTGACCTGACCGCCTGCCTTTTCCTCTTTCATAAAAGCCTGATCTTTCATAGGAAGCTAAAATCCCGGGAGTGccctccaaaaaaaaagaaaaaagaagaaataaacacttgttgttgttgttattgttgtATTCTATGGATGGTCCCGGCGGAAGTTCTTCAGGTATGATGAATTTTGGAGAtcaaaataatagtaataatggGTTATGTTCTtccatgatgatgatgatgcctTTAATGTCTtctcaccaccaccaccatcaaGGAGATGCATGTAATCcatttcctcctcttccttctcctaaTTACACTACCAACAACATCAACAACACCaacacttcttcttcttctaaccCTATTTGTTACTTCATGGATGAAcacaccaccaccaccaccaccaccaacaaCAACGATCATGGGTGTTGTAATGCAAATTCGTCTTCTTGTGAATTGAAGGCCAAAATTATGGGTCATCCTCACTACCACCGCCTTCTTGCTGCCTATGTCAATTGTCGAAAGGTAACCAACTAAACAACCAACCAACTAACCAACTAACCaccataaataataataatagactTGTTTTTAGGACTCTCTCTTCTATAGCTTTAGATCTGAAGCTTTATTGTTTTGGACTCGTTTTCTCACTTTTCTCAGGTGGGGGCGCCGCCGGATGTGGTGGCGAGGCTTGAAGGAGCGTGTGCATCTGCACTCACAATGAGTGGTACGTCTTGTACGGGGTGTATTGGTGAAGATCCGGCTCTTGACCAGTTCATGGAAGCTTACTGCGAGATGCTCACTAAATATGAACAAGAACTTTCCAAACCCTTTAGGGATGCCATGCTTTTTCTTCACCGAATCGAGTGCCAATTCAAAGCCCTCTCTATTTCATCCTCCGACGCTGGTGAATTTTTCCAccaattactttatttttaatcaattcatCTTCCTCTATACTTTTTCATGCATGTTTATAATGCTTATATAATTACATACCACGTagcttcatttattattcttagtGTATTAATtagctgatttttttttttcatatgcttaatttctttcatatataacAATTAATAATCTTAAACTGTTTGTGAAAATTTCTAAACCCTTTGATTTGTTTAATCTCTTTGTTTGTATACATCACAaggtttttttgttcttggggtttaatttttcaatGCAATTAGTTCAGTGAAAAactgtattattatttttgtttccataACTGGAAATTAGGTTATCATCTAGATGTTTGTGTCAACTGTCGTGTAGAACTGCAGGAATCTATCTGCGTATGGTTGATTGGGATCTAACAAGTTATTGAGTCATGTCCACTGGAGTGTTTATTTGCACTCTTTTTGAGTTCTTATTATCAATTCATTGTTTGTAATGCATTGTTGAAGAGATCAAATGACATTATGTCCATGTTTTTTAGTCATTGGCTTGTGTTTTTGTTCTCTCATTCCTTGCTATTGCCTATACATTGTCTATATGATTCTAtgtcttttctccttttgtttaatgctattaaatttgtaacaacctagaccgaccgctagtagatattgtcctctttgggtctTCCTTCAAGgccttaaaacgcgtctgctagggaaaggtttccacaaaGGTGTTTTgttatcctccccaaccaatgtgggatataacaaaaattcatCACTATGttatgtttgttataatatcatcactagcccagtAGGGTTAAGCCCAACCCTTGTATGAGCGACTGTATTTATGGTACAAAATTGATTCAGGACTCTAgtatgaataaatttaggaaaatgatttaggtattttagaaaaaacattgagaaattttaggaatagatttACTACCATCGAGTATAAATACCCTCGACCCTACTTAGTTGATCATCATCACTGGGAATCCAATCAATACAAAGTAGTAGTATTTTTAATCCAAGCAATACAAAGTAGTAGTATTTTTCaaagtgtcttgtattctcttaataaagagtgtgAGTGTTTCACATCATGGAAATACAGAACCCTCTTTGTTTTTGCTTGTTAACATCTCACCTGAATTTTCTGgtgttttgatttgaaattcagTATGAAAGTACAcagtttctttttgtattgTCTGCCTATCACCTTTATATGTTCGTATCTGTTCAAAAATCTTAGAAAATAGTGTGTGTTGTCATCTTCTTCTGAATAAAGAGTCATGTCCAAGAATACTTGATTCTAATTAGCTCAACTGCAACCGAACCGAAGAATGGGTTAATAACCATGTGGTGCTGATTTACGATAACATGTATGTTCGAGTTCATTTGATGGCTGACATATTGTATGCATACCACCCAGTTTGTGGTGAGGCATTTGAAAGGAATGGTTCGTCTGAAGAGGAAGTTGATATCAATGGGCACTCTATCGACCCTCAAGCCGAAGACCGCGAACTGAAAGGTCAGCTCCTCCGCAAGTACAGTGGATGCTTGGGCAGTCTGAAGCAAGAATTcatgaagaaaaggaagaaagggaAGCTGCCTAAGGAGGCCAGACAACAGCTCCTTGACTGGTGGAGTAGACATTACAAGTGGCCTTATCCATCTGTATGTGTACTCTCACCAT
This sequence is a window from Cucurbita pepo subsp. pepo cultivar mu-cu-16 chromosome LG19, ASM280686v2, whole genome shotgun sequence. Protein-coding genes within it:
- the LOC111782085 gene encoding homeobox protein knotted-1-like LET6, translating into MDGPGGSSSGMMNFGDQNNSNNGLCSSMMMMMPLMSSHHHHHQGDACNPFPPLPSPNYTTNNINNTNTSSSSNPICYFMDEHTTTTTTTNNNDHGCCNANSSSCELKAKIMGHPHYHRLLAAYVNCRKVGAPPDVVARLEGACASALTMSGTSCTGCIGEDPALDQFMEAYCEMLTKYEQELSKPFRDAMLFLHRIECQFKALSISSSDAVCGEAFERNGSSEEEVDINGHSIDPQAEDRELKGQLLRKYSGCLGSLKQEFMKKRKKGKLPKEARQQLLDWWSRHYKWPYPSESQKLALAQSTGLDQKQINNWFINQRKRHWKPSEDMQFVVMDGGHPQYYMDTVLGNPFPLDISPTLL